A single window of Cryptococcus neoformans var. neoformans JEC21 chromosome 3 sequence DNA harbors:
- a CDS encoding sulfonate dioxygenase, putative, with the protein MPIAVNDNVDKDTLGRPFSLAKSTRERLVQAGIDLSKGYPEYPIRPKTIELASDIRKEGWEHKDPGARADKEKKALFGAAKEVIHLSPHLGTEIVGLQLNQLSDQQKDELALLIAERTVVFFRDQDLTPQTQLELGKYFGTPEIHPSAARVPGLPGVSIITDEVLRSTGRVPDYKNPFATQKWHTDLTHEPQPPGVTHLHLDHLPGVGGDTLWSSGYAAYDKLSPAFQKVLDGLEGLYRSAHSYPNPVTGELEPIINAHPIVRVHPATGWKALFVNSRYTIGIKGFEQSEAQAILQKLFQVYEQNPDTQVRFRWTPRSSALWDNRVSIHSAVYDYLDEGSAEPRHGTRVSSLAEKPIPVSEGVGKSRREALGLNTGVVHELPIDTHAY; encoded by the exons ATGCCTATCGCCGTCAACGACAACGTAGACAAAGACACCCTGGGCAGAcctttctctctcgccAAGAGCACTCGAG AGCGTTTGGTTCAAGCCGGTATTGACCTTTCCAAGGGTTACCCAGAGTACCCAATCAGGCCCAAGACTATCGAACTCGCCAGTGACATTCGCAAGGAA GGATGGGAGCACAAGGACCCCGGAGCCAGGGCtgacaaggaaaagaaagcaTTGTTTGGCGCCGCCAAAGAAGTTATCCACTTGTCCCCTCACCTTGGTACCGA GATAGTCGGTCTTCAACTTAACCAGCTTAGTGACCAGCAGAAAGATGAGCTTGCGCTCCTGATTGCTGAGCGCACTGTGGTATTCTTCCGAGACCA AGACCTCACTCCTCAGACCCAACTCGAGCTCGGCAAATACTTTGGTACTCCCGAGATTCATCCATCAGCCGCCCGAGTTCCTGGGCTTCCTGGAGTCTCAATCATCACAGACGAAGTCCTCAGGTCCACCGGTCGTGTCCCCGACTACAAAAACCCCTTTGCCACCCAAAAGTGGCACACCGA TTTGACTCACGAACCTCAACCCCCTGGAGTcactcaccttcatcttgacCATCTCCCCGGAGTTGGCGGTGACACTCTCTGGTCTTCGGGCTATGCTGCGTATGACAAGCTTTCTCCTGCTTTCCAGAAAGTCCTCGATGGTCTTGAGGGCTTGTATCGATCTGCTCACAGCTACCCCAATCCGGTGACTGGCGAGCTTGAGCCCATCATCAATGCTCATCCTATCGTTCGCGTCCACCCGGCGACTGGATGGAAGGCTCTTTTCGTCAACTCTCGATACACTATTGGTATTAAGGGCTTCGAGCAGTCGGAAGCCCAAGCTATTTTGCAGAAG CTTTTCCAAGTGTATGAGCAAAACCCAGATACCCAAGTCAGGTTCCGATGGACTCCTCGATCCAGTGCTTTGTGGGA CAACCGAGTTT CCATCCACTCCGCTGTTTATGACTACCTCGACGAGGGGTCCGCCGAGCCCCGACACGGGACACGAGTTTCGAGTTTGGCTGAGAAGCCCATTCCCGTAAGCGAAGGAGTTGGTAAAAGCCGAAGAGAAGCCTTGGGTCTCAACACTGGTGTCGTGCACGAATTGCCTATTGATACTCACGCGTACTAA